One genomic window of Candidatus Pseudobacter hemicellulosilyticus includes the following:
- a CDS encoding aldo/keto reductase, whose product MEKRMLGKSGLEVSALGLGCMGLSFGYGPATNKQEAITLLRTAFASGINFFDTAEAYGPYTNEEVLGEALAPFRQEVVIATKFGFKNGLTNEGVDSRPENIRAVAEASLRRLKTDYIDLFYQHRVDPGVPIEEVAGTIGQLIREGKIRHWGMSEAAVQTIRKAHRVQPLAAMQSEYSLWWREPETALLPALEELGIGFVPFSPLGKGYLTGAITADTKFSSGDFRNMVPRLSEENRRANQLIVDLLATIAARISATPAQVALAWILAQKPWIVPIPGTTKLHRLEENIAGAAVKLSDNDLREIATVASAITIQGARYPEHLQKLIGK is encoded by the coding sequence ATGGAAAAGAGAATGCTGGGAAAATCGGGCCTGGAAGTGTCAGCGCTGGGCCTGGGCTGCATGGGGTTAAGCTTTGGCTATGGGCCTGCTACCAATAAGCAGGAGGCCATTACCCTTTTACGGACAGCCTTTGCATCAGGGATCAACTTTTTTGATACCGCAGAAGCCTATGGACCCTATACTAATGAAGAAGTGCTGGGCGAAGCCCTGGCGCCATTCCGTCAGGAAGTGGTCATTGCCACCAAATTTGGCTTTAAGAACGGTTTGACAAATGAAGGCGTCGATAGTCGCCCGGAGAATATCAGGGCAGTAGCAGAGGCTTCGCTCAGAAGACTGAAGACCGATTATATTGATCTTTTTTACCAGCACAGGGTTGATCCCGGGGTGCCTATTGAAGAAGTAGCAGGAACTATTGGTCAGCTGATCCGGGAAGGAAAGATACGGCATTGGGGGATGTCGGAAGCAGCCGTGCAAACAATACGTAAAGCCCACCGGGTCCAGCCCCTGGCTGCTATGCAGAGTGAATATTCGCTGTGGTGGCGGGAACCTGAAACAGCCTTGCTGCCGGCGCTGGAGGAATTAGGTATTGGCTTTGTTCCTTTCAGCCCTTTGGGAAAAGGTTACCTGACCGGCGCCATTACTGCAGATACAAAGTTCAGTAGCGGGGACTTCAGGAACATGGTGCCCCGGTTGTCGGAAGAGAACAGGAGAGCAAACCAGCTGATCGTAGACTTGTTGGCGACAATAGCAGCCAGGATAAGTGCCACGCCGGCCCAGGTAGCACTGGCCTGGATCCTGGCGCAAAAGCCCTGGATTGTACCTATCCCCGGTACTACAAAGCTGCATCGCCTGGAGGAGAATATTGCCGGAGCCGCTGTAAAACTGTCTGACAATGATCTGCGGGAGATAGCCACCGTTGCTTCAGCCATCACTATCCAGGGGGCAAGGTACCCAGAGCACCTGCAAAAACTTATTGGCAAATAG
- a CDS encoding nucleotidyl transferase AbiEii/AbiGii toxin family protein → MKQLKQPQLKEVLDTLEEVFRELGIDFYMLGATAKEYWYRQGNKLMRQTRDIDFAVLVSGREMYKAVRERLKDHQFAVIRENDFAMHSPNGLQVDLLPFGEISINDDLSVASEALTNMSVNGFMEVYEAGTVTAEMETGHSFKAATLPAILLLKLIAYDDRPEQRQKDARDAASIIQHYFDLQPDHIYEHNDLFDENAQYSELPEIAAIVIGREIKKMCQKNPALKTRLASILAGHITKGQRSSFVKQMVAETRKPVDEMLRQLTALQTGLL, encoded by the coding sequence TTGAAGCAGCTTAAACAACCCCAGTTAAAGGAAGTGCTGGATACGCTTGAAGAAGTATTCAGAGAACTGGGTATTGATTTTTATATGCTCGGTGCCACCGCAAAAGAGTATTGGTATCGCCAGGGAAACAAACTGATGCGCCAAACCAGGGATATAGATTTCGCTGTTCTGGTGTCAGGCCGGGAGATGTACAAGGCCGTTCGGGAGCGACTAAAAGATCACCAGTTTGCAGTTATCAGAGAAAATGACTTTGCCATGCACAGCCCCAATGGCCTTCAGGTTGATCTGCTCCCTTTTGGGGAGATTAGTATCAATGATGATCTCAGCGTTGCCAGTGAAGCCCTGACCAATATGTCTGTCAATGGTTTTATGGAAGTGTATGAGGCCGGTACAGTAACAGCAGAAATGGAAACCGGCCATTCTTTTAAAGCAGCTACACTGCCTGCAATACTGCTATTAAAATTGATAGCATACGATGACAGGCCGGAGCAACGACAAAAAGATGCGCGTGATGCAGCCAGTATCATCCAGCACTATTTTGACCTGCAGCCCGATCACATCTACGAACATAATGACCTGTTTGATGAGAATGCGCAATACAGTGAATTGCCCGAAATAGCAGCGATTGTAATTGGCCGGGAGATCAAAAAAATGTGTCAGAAAAACCCAGCATTGAAGACAAGGCTCGCCAGCATACTCGCAGGGCATATCACTAAAGGACAGCGCAGTTCATTTGTAAAACAGATGGTAGCCGAAACACGGAAACCTGTTGACGAAATGCTCAGACAGCTTACAGCATTGCAGACTGGTTTGCTGTAA
- a CDS encoding aldo/keto reductase, producing MRTNNRRDFLKTGAALGGSLLTAPALAVAAATENQGQPDRLKRRILGTGPHSIEVSALGLGCMGMSYHRSFIPERKYMIELIRKAVAMGINFFDTAEVYGPYANEGLVGEALKPYRKDIILCTKFGFTIQDGKPAGLNSKPAHIRMAVEASLKRLNTDYIDLLYQHRVDPEVPIEEVAGTVKDLIREGKVKYFGLSEAGAEVIRKAHAVQPLTALQSEYSLMTRGPENEVLKVCEELGIGFVPYSPLSRGFLSGMINERTKYNPANDNRPSLPRYQPEAIKANWIMIDTLAEFGNQRGLTAAQVALAWLLAQKKCIVPIPGTTKLAHLQENLWAADIEFTAEELAHLTEKLATIKVVGDRYTGVQAQQTNK from the coding sequence ATGAGAACCAATAACCGAAGAGATTTTTTGAAAACCGGTGCTGCATTGGGCGGCTCGTTGTTAACGGCGCCGGCCCTGGCTGTTGCCGCAGCCACAGAGAACCAGGGACAGCCGGACAGGTTAAAAAGAAGGATTTTAGGTACAGGTCCGCATAGTATTGAAGTATCCGCTTTGGGCTTGGGTTGTATGGGTATGAGCTATCATCGTAGTTTCATTCCTGAACGGAAATACATGATTGAGCTTATCCGTAAAGCGGTGGCAATGGGCATCAACTTTTTTGATACTGCCGAGGTTTATGGCCCCTATGCCAATGAAGGCCTGGTGGGCGAGGCGCTGAAACCTTACAGAAAAGATATTATCCTTTGTACCAAATTCGGTTTTACTATCCAGGATGGTAAACCGGCTGGTCTGAACAGTAAGCCTGCGCATATCCGGATGGCAGTGGAGGCTTCCCTGAAAAGGCTAAATACCGATTATATAGACCTGTTATACCAGCATAGGGTAGATCCTGAAGTGCCCATTGAAGAGGTGGCCGGCACCGTGAAAGACCTGATCAGAGAAGGAAAGGTGAAATACTTTGGTTTAAGCGAGGCCGGCGCAGAGGTCATCCGGAAAGCACATGCTGTTCAACCATTGACTGCTCTTCAGAGTGAATATTCCCTGATGACAAGAGGACCGGAAAATGAGGTATTGAAAGTATGCGAAGAGCTGGGTATCGGGTTTGTGCCCTATAGCCCGCTCAGCAGGGGATTTCTATCGGGTATGATCAATGAGCGGACAAAATACAATCCCGCTAATGACAACCGGCCATCCCTACCCAGGTATCAGCCGGAAGCCATCAAAGCAAACTGGATAATGATCGATACCCTGGCTGAATTTGGCAACCAGAGAGGATTAACGGCTGCACAGGTGGCTTTGGCCTGGTTGCTGGCGCAAAAGAAATGTATTGTGCCTATACCCGGCACCACTAAACTGGCGCACCTGCAGGAAAACCTATGGGCGGCGGATATTGAATTTACTGCTGAAGAGCTGGCGCACTTGACGGAAAAGCTGGCAACAATTAAAGTTGTGGGTGATCGTTATACAGGTGTGCAGGCGCAGCAAACTAATAAATGA
- a CDS encoding type IV toxin-antitoxin system AbiEi family antitoxin, with the protein MNSNATIIDQAITAISEKLGNPVTYQLHADGDHAIDLMVKERETTYYVACKEHVAAYHVDQINKTNESEHPVLVVATHIAAPAREQLRKKGIAYLEANGNAFIDNEHTTIFIDGNKPVKITKPITNRAFTRTGLKAVFHLLNDPDAIGRTYRQLAEETGIALGNIKYIMDGLADAGFILPLTRRKMELKNKKALLERWIAGYRETLKPDLLKGTYRIWADANRENWQAIDVKAINAQWGGEAAGELLTSYLQAMELTVYTPALTWQVLNTLGLIPDNNGNVQVYDKFWSEPGEVLETAPVLLVYADLLITDDPRCIETAALIYDKYLKQRFEAA; encoded by the coding sequence ATGAACAGCAATGCAACAATCATTGATCAGGCAATTACAGCAATTAGTGAAAAATTAGGTAATCCGGTTACCTATCAACTACATGCTGATGGAGATCATGCCATCGATCTGATGGTAAAGGAACGGGAAACCACCTACTACGTAGCATGCAAAGAACACGTGGCAGCCTACCATGTGGATCAAATAAATAAAACGAATGAGTCTGAGCATCCTGTTTTGGTTGTTGCCACGCATATAGCTGCGCCTGCCAGGGAGCAGTTACGCAAGAAAGGCATTGCTTACCTGGAGGCAAACGGTAACGCTTTTATTGACAATGAACACACCACCATATTTATTGATGGCAACAAGCCGGTAAAAATAACTAAACCTATAACCAACAGGGCCTTTACCAGGACAGGGTTGAAAGCGGTGTTTCACCTGCTGAATGACCCGGATGCCATTGGCAGAACTTACCGTCAACTTGCTGAAGAAACAGGCATAGCACTTGGGAATATAAAATATATCATGGATGGGCTGGCAGACGCTGGTTTTATTCTGCCGCTCACCAGGCGAAAGATGGAACTTAAAAATAAAAAGGCACTGCTGGAACGATGGATCGCTGGTTACCGCGAGACCCTGAAGCCGGATCTGCTGAAAGGAACTTATAGGATATGGGCTGATGCAAATCGGGAAAACTGGCAGGCAATTGATGTAAAAGCCATCAATGCCCAATGGGGAGGGGAAGCTGCAGGAGAACTACTGACCAGCTATCTACAAGCCATGGAACTGACTGTTTATACACCTGCACTTACATGGCAGGTCCTGAATACACTGGGACTTATACCGGACAACAATGGCAACGTTCAGGTTTATGACAAATTCTGGTCAGAGCCGGGCGAAGTCCTTGAAACAGCGCCCGTACTGCTTGTCTATGCAGACCTGCTTATTACGGATGATCCACGCTGTATTGAAACGGCTGCTCTTATTTACGATAAATATCTTAAACAAAGGTTTGAAGCAGCTTAA
- a CDS encoding sigma-70 family RNA polymerase sigma factor: MNPTERSDMELLARVQAEDVTGLQELFDKYWDMLWDIATKKTGDAREAEDIVQELFIDIWYNKRSLKINSSFRNYLISSLYLKIFKSFRTKGLRQKHYDEFARILQDVDLSTENLDLSVAELEDEYAKLSDLITDTVALMPPVMQRVFSLKHVEGYSYTEIAEKLNVSTTTVKTHLKLAMSRLRKAGDEYPAPLVLLPALLAHLQSLH, encoded by the coding sequence ATGAACCCTACAGAAAGGTCGGATATGGAATTGTTGGCACGTGTGCAGGCAGAAGACGTGACGGGGCTGCAAGAACTCTTCGACAAATACTGGGACATGTTATGGGATATCGCCACAAAAAAAACCGGTGACGCCCGGGAAGCGGAAGACATAGTACAGGAACTCTTTATAGATATATGGTACAATAAGAGATCGTTGAAAATAAACAGCTCCTTCAGGAATTATCTCATCTCAAGCCTTTACCTCAAAATCTTCAAATCGTTCCGGACCAAAGGACTGCGGCAAAAACATTATGATGAATTTGCCCGTATACTGCAGGACGTTGATCTCTCCACTGAAAACCTCGACCTCAGCGTGGCGGAGCTGGAAGATGAATATGCCAAATTAAGCGATCTCATCACGGATACCGTAGCCCTCATGCCGCCTGTTATGCAGCGGGTATTCTCCCTGAAACATGTAGAAGGCTATTCCTATACCGAGATAGCGGAAAAGCTGAATGTGTCTACAACAACCGTCAAAACACACCTCAAACTGGCCATGTCCCGGCTGCGCAAGGCCGGCGATGAATATCCTGCGCCGCTTGTGCTGCTGCCTGCCCTGCT
- a CDS encoding AraC family transcriptional regulator, with product MTLKPFSLYRDQNVQILHARFKATQASSWEMTAEYPVSLVFCLKGPVTSATIKGKYHADAFLALFSGNFICHPGSIVQLKWQKSATVELLVIGLRKEFLTSLAGSDVFKKPASFHLLATGKEGLAGQAPWGLPLQVVNGLNDLLQGSQRPIAFQDLFIKAKLMEIVALFLSRMQELSAPAMPRHSHHQLAVLAKKHIDAVKGKKRFTIIGLAKDLGTNETTLKQAFRTAYGKPLFRYFQERNMQAAKKALQAGQSITTVAAGCGYTYIAHFSHAFKKEFGISPSQCQLT from the coding sequence ATGACGCTGAAACCCTTTTCCCTGTACAGGGATCAAAACGTTCAGATCCTTCACGCCCGGTTCAAAGCTACCCAGGCCTCCTCCTGGGAAATGACTGCTGAATACCCGGTGTCTCTTGTTTTCTGCCTGAAAGGGCCTGTTACTTCCGCTACCATAAAGGGTAAATACCATGCTGACGCTTTCCTCGCTTTGTTCAGCGGGAATTTTATCTGCCATCCCGGATCAATTGTCCAGCTGAAATGGCAAAAATCCGCAACGGTAGAACTATTGGTGATCGGGCTCCGTAAAGAGTTCCTTACCTCGCTGGCTGGTAGTGATGTATTCAAAAAGCCTGCATCCTTTCACTTACTGGCAACTGGTAAGGAGGGACTGGCAGGACAAGCACCCTGGGGACTACCGTTGCAGGTGGTCAACGGCCTGAACGACCTGCTCCAAGGGTCGCAAAGACCGATCGCTTTCCAGGACCTTTTCATTAAAGCAAAGCTGATGGAGATAGTGGCCCTTTTTCTTTCCCGGATGCAAGAGCTTTCCGCACCTGCCATGCCCCGTCATTCACACCATCAGCTGGCCGTACTGGCCAAAAAACATATTGATGCTGTTAAAGGCAAAAAGCGTTTCACCATCATAGGCCTGGCCAAAGACCTGGGTACCAATGAAACCACCCTGAAGCAGGCTTTCAGGACGGCTTATGGCAAACCCCTGTTCCGTTATTTCCAGGAGCGGAATATGCAGGCAGCCAAAAAAGCGCTCCAGGCCGGACAGTCTATAACAACCGTGGCTGCCGGATGTGGTTATACCTATATCGCTCATTTTTCCCATGCTTTCAAAAAAGAGTTCGGCATAAGCCCTTCCCAATGTCAGCTAACCTGA
- a CDS encoding helix-turn-helix transcriptional regulator has translation MEEIVKLDSVTQYNEMRGVETLHPLVTVLDLSKAKPMPATWFHFGLYAIYLKELNCGELKYGRHHYDYQEGTLVFIAPGQVMGVEKGVKTFVPKGWALLFHPDLIRGTSLGRHIQDYSFFSYDVNEALHLSEKERQIVLDCLHKIEYELDHTIDKHSQKLIAANIELFLNYCTRFYDRQFITRNSPHKGILEKFENILGNYLHSEDPQQTGLPSVAWCAKELNLSPNYFGDLIKKETGISPQEYIQNKLIDVAKEKIFDLNKSVSEIAYELGFKYPQHFSRLFKQKVGCTPNEYRALN, from the coding sequence ATGGAAGAAATAGTAAAACTTGACAGCGTTACGCAGTACAATGAAATGAGGGGCGTGGAAACGCTGCACCCGCTGGTCACCGTGCTGGACCTTTCCAAGGCCAAACCAATGCCAGCTACCTGGTTCCATTTTGGCCTGTATGCTATTTACCTGAAGGAACTCAATTGCGGAGAACTGAAATATGGCCGTCATCATTACGACTACCAGGAAGGCACGCTGGTGTTCATTGCACCAGGACAGGTGATGGGTGTTGAAAAAGGCGTTAAGACCTTTGTCCCCAAAGGATGGGCTTTACTGTTCCATCCCGATCTGATCCGCGGCACCTCCCTGGGCCGGCATATCCAGGACTATTCTTTCTTTTCCTATGATGTGAATGAGGCTTTGCATTTGTCGGAGAAAGAGCGACAGATCGTTCTGGACTGTCTGCATAAAATAGAATACGAGCTGGACCATACCATCGACAAGCATAGCCAGAAACTGATAGCAGCCAATATAGAACTCTTCCTTAATTACTGCACCCGGTTCTACGACCGGCAGTTCATTACCAGGAATTCACCGCATAAAGGCATCCTGGAAAAGTTTGAAAACATCCTGGGCAACTATCTCCATTCTGAAGATCCCCAGCAGACCGGCCTGCCTTCTGTGGCCTGGTGCGCCAAAGAGCTGAATCTATCCCCTAACTATTTCGGTGATCTGATCAAGAAAGAGACCGGCATATCGCCCCAGGAATACATTCAGAATAAACTGATAGACGTGGCGAAGGAGAAAATTTTCGACCTGAATAAATCGGTCAGCGAGATTGCCTATGAGCTGGGATTCAAATATCCCCAGCATTTCAGCAGGCTGTTCAAACAGAAGGTGGGCTGCACGCCGAATGAGTATAGGGCGTTGAATTAA
- a CDS encoding NAD(P)-dependent alcohol dehydrogenase: MMKRTILLAVAIFLVCCTQTFAQQGGIPAKGFARFSADGNFQEYSFTRHAVGDNDILIDIMYASICHSDIHTIKGEWFPVQYPLVVGHEIAGRVSAVGKKVTKFKVGDYAGVGCMVNSCGECEFCKKGEEQYCTRGTVGTYAAQDYFHQNEYTQGGYSNKIVLVEDFAIRIPRQADLKRVAPLLCAGITTYSPIRAQHVHAGDTIAVAGFGGLGHMALKYGVQLGAKVTVFDITEEKRQDAVRMGAAAYVNVKDSSQLKDLSNKFRVIISTIPTKYDLTMYQRMLKLDGDLVILGFPAVQNLPSISSGDILFGGRRKISGSLIGGIRETQEMLDFSVANNIYPEVEIIQANAKAIDNAYDNILSGKVKFRYVIDMQTMR; encoded by the coding sequence ATGATGAAAAGAACAATTTTATTGGCTGTTGCCATTTTCCTGGTATGCTGCACGCAGACTTTTGCGCAGCAGGGCGGCATTCCTGCAAAAGGTTTTGCCCGCTTTTCCGCGGATGGAAATTTCCAGGAATACAGCTTCACCCGGCATGCAGTGGGTGATAATGACATACTCATTGATATTATGTATGCCAGTATCTGCCATAGCGATATTCATACTATCAAAGGCGAATGGTTCCCGGTGCAGTATCCCCTGGTGGTGGGGCATGAAATAGCCGGTCGCGTATCGGCAGTAGGTAAAAAAGTGACGAAGTTTAAAGTTGGAGACTATGCAGGTGTTGGCTGCATGGTGAACTCCTGTGGAGAATGTGAGTTTTGTAAGAAGGGTGAAGAGCAGTATTGCACCCGTGGTACTGTTGGCACTTATGCCGCACAGGATTATTTCCACCAGAATGAATACACGCAAGGTGGATATTCCAACAAAATTGTACTGGTGGAGGATTTTGCGATCAGGATCCCCCGGCAGGCAGATCTGAAAAGGGTGGCCCCATTGCTTTGCGCAGGCATTACTACCTATTCACCGATCAGGGCCCAACATGTCCATGCCGGTGATACCATTGCCGTGGCGGGTTTCGGCGGACTGGGCCATATGGCGCTTAAATATGGCGTTCAACTGGGGGCTAAGGTGACTGTATTTGATATAACAGAAGAGAAGCGCCAGGATGCTGTGAGAATGGGTGCTGCCGCTTATGTGAATGTAAAGGACAGCAGCCAGCTAAAAGACCTCTCCAATAAATTCCGGGTGATCATCAGCACTATCCCCACAAAATATGACCTGACCATGTACCAAAGAATGCTGAAGCTGGACGGAGACCTGGTCATCCTGGGGTTCCCAGCTGTGCAGAATCTGCCGAGTATCAGTTCAGGCGATATTCTTTTTGGTGGACGCAGGAAAATATCCGGATCGCTTATCGGCGGCATCCGTGAAACCCAGGAAATGCTGGATTTTTCTGTGGCCAATAATATCTACCCGGAAGTAGAGATCATCCAGGCCAATGCAAAAGCCATCGATAATGCCTACGACAATATCCTGTCGGGAAAAGTGAAATTCCGTTATGTGATAGATATGCAAACTATGCGGTAG